In Marispirochaeta sp., the genomic window CTGGACAAGAGTCCTTCCGTCTGCGGTAAGAATGTCCCGCAGAGCTTCCAGTTTTTTCAGAAACTCACCATTGGGAACACCCCGACAAAAGTACCTGTTCCAGTCAAAACTCTGAGCCCGGACATCCTTGTCTGAAAAAACCGGCGGGTTTTTTCCGTACTTTCCCGACAAAAGCCCCATGCCCAGAGGCGAACGTATCAGACCGGCCAGGCCGGCCTGAATTACCGCCTGATGCAGATCTCCGGCGGGAACAAAGAGATTGGATTCAAATTCCAGAGCGGTTCCGTGAGGTCTTTCGGTCACCAGCGAAACAGCTTCGGGGAGATCGGTACTCCACCCGAAGGCTCTGATCCTTCCTGTTTCAGACAATTCTTCCAGTTTGTCCAGTACCCGGAAAATCTGATCAGACGCCATGGACCAGGCATGAATTAAATAGAGATCAATATAATCAGTCCCAAGCCTTGCCAGTGAATCCTTCAAAGCCTTCTCGATATACTCGTTCGAAAGCCGGGGTTCCGCTTCGGCCTTTCTTGATTCCTCATCGAAGGGAAAGCCGAATTTGGTAGCGATCACTACGTCTTCCCGGCG contains:
- a CDS encoding aldo/keto reductase → MKRILGKSGIEVSALGLGCWPMGGFFSLGGVPDCYGEVDDEESIRAVHTAVEAGVTFFDTADVYGAGHSERVLGRALKGRREDVVIATKFGFPFDEESRKAEAEPRLSNEYIEKALKDSLARLGTDYIDLYLIHAWSMASDQIFRVLDKLEELSETGRIRAFGWSTDLPEAVSLVTERPHGTALEFESNLFVPAGDLHQAVIQAGLAGLIRSPLGMGLLSGKYGKNPPVFSDKDVRAQSFDWNRYFCRGVPNGEFLKKLEALRDILTADGRTLVQGALAWLWAQSPAAVPLPGFRNSRQALENARSMEKGPLSVSQMEQIRRIISPESP